In the Pseudomonas sp. DTU_2021_1001937_2_SI_NGA_ILE_001 genome, one interval contains:
- the pnp gene encoding polyribonucleotide nucleotidyltransferase, whose protein sequence is MNPVIKKFQFGQSTVTLETGRIARQASGAVLVTVDDDVSVLVTVVGAKQADPSKGFFPLSVHYQEKTYAAGKIPGGYFKREGRPSEKETLTSRLIDRPIRPLFPEGFMNEVQVVCTVVSTSKKTDPDIAAMIGTSAALAISGIPFDGPIGAARVAFHAETGYLLNPTYEQLAASSLDMVVAGTEEAVLMVESEAKELTEDQMLGAVLFAHDEFQVVINAVKEFAAQAAKPTWNWQPEAENTTLLNAIRSEFGEAISQAYTITVKADRYARLGELRDQVVERLAVEENGPSASEVKAAFGEIEYRTVRENIVNGKPRIDGRDTRTVRPLNIEVGVLPKTHGSALFTRGETQALVVATLGTARDAQLLDTLEGEKRDGFLLHYNFPPFSVGECGRMGGAGRREIGHGRLARRGVQAMLPSDGEFPYTIRVVSEITESNGSSSMASVCGASLALMDAGVPIKAPVAGIAMGLVKEGEKFAVLTDILGDEDHLGDMDFKVAGTAKGVTALQMDIKIKGITEEIMEIALGQALEARLNILGQMNQIIGQSRSELSANAPTMLAMKIDTDKIRDVIGKGGATIRAICEETKASIDIEDDGSIKIFGETKEAAEAARQRVLGITAEAEIGKIYVGKVERIVDFGAFVNILPGKDGLVHISMLSDARVEKVTDVLKEGQEVEVLVLDVDNRGRIKLSIKDVAAAKASGV, encoded by the coding sequence GTGAACCCGGTAATCAAGAAGTTTCAGTTCGGTCAGTCGACCGTCACCCTGGAGACAGGCCGTATCGCCCGTCAGGCCTCCGGCGCCGTGCTGGTCACCGTTGACGACGACGTCAGCGTATTGGTGACTGTGGTAGGGGCCAAGCAGGCCGACCCGAGCAAGGGTTTCTTCCCCCTGTCGGTGCACTACCAGGAAAAGACCTACGCAGCCGGCAAGATCCCCGGTGGCTACTTCAAGCGTGAAGGCCGTCCTTCGGAGAAGGAAACCCTGACCTCGCGCCTGATCGACCGTCCGATCCGTCCGCTGTTCCCGGAAGGCTTCATGAACGAAGTGCAGGTCGTCTGCACCGTGGTTTCCACCAGCAAGAAGACTGACCCGGACATCGCCGCGATGATCGGTACCTCGGCGGCCCTGGCAATCTCCGGCATTCCGTTCGACGGCCCGATTGGTGCTGCCCGCGTGGCCTTCCACGCCGAAACCGGTTACCTGCTGAACCCGACCTACGAGCAACTGGCTGCCTCGAGCCTGGACATGGTCGTGGCCGGTACCGAAGAAGCGGTGCTGATGGTCGAGTCCGAAGCCAAGGAACTGACCGAAGACCAGATGCTGGGCGCCGTACTGTTCGCCCATGACGAATTCCAGGTCGTGATCAACGCCGTCAAGGAATTCGCCGCCCAAGCCGCCAAGCCGACCTGGAACTGGCAGCCTGAGGCCGAGAACACCACCCTGCTCAACGCGATCCGCAGCGAGTTCGGCGAGGCCATCTCGCAGGCCTACACCATCACCGTCAAGGCTGACCGCTATGCCCGCCTGGGCGAGCTGCGCGACCAGGTCGTCGAGCGTCTGGCCGTCGAAGAAAACGGCCCGTCGGCTTCCGAGGTCAAGGCTGCTTTCGGTGAAATCGAATACCGCACCGTGCGTGAGAACATCGTCAACGGCAAGCCACGTATCGACGGTCGTGACACCCGTACCGTACGCCCGCTGAACATCGAAGTCGGCGTACTGCCGAAGACCCACGGTTCGGCGCTGTTCACCCGCGGCGAAACCCAGGCCCTGGTGGTTGCCACCCTGGGTACTGCCCGTGACGCGCAGCTGCTCGACACCCTCGAAGGCGAGAAGCGCGACGGCTTCCTGCTGCACTACAACTTCCCACCGTTCTCGGTGGGCGAGTGCGGTCGCATGGGCGGTGCCGGTCGTCGTGAAATCGGTCACGGTCGTCTGGCACGTCGTGGCGTACAGGCCATGCTGCCAAGCGACGGCGAATTCCCGTACACCATCCGCGTGGTTTCGGAAATCACCGAGTCCAACGGCTCCAGCTCCATGGCTTCGGTCTGCGGCGCTTCCCTGGCGCTGATGGACGCCGGTGTACCGATCAAGGCACCGGTTGCCGGTATCGCCATGGGTCTGGTCAAGGAAGGCGAGAAGTTCGCCGTCCTCACCGACATCCTCGGTGACGAAGACCACCTGGGCGACATGGACTTCAAGGTAGCCGGTACCGCCAAGGGCGTCACCGCGCTGCAGATGGACATCAAGATCAAGGGCATCACCGAAGAGATCATGGAGATCGCCCTGGGCCAGGCCCTGGAAGCTCGTCTGAACATCCTCGGCCAGATGAACCAGATCATCGGTCAGTCGCGCAGCGAACTGTCGGCCAATGCGCCGACCATGCTGGCGATGAAGATCGACACCGACAAGATCCGCGACGTGATCGGCAAGGGTGGCGCGACCATCCGTGCCATCTGCGAAGAAACCAAGGCGTCGATCGACATCGAAGACGACGGCTCGATCAAGATCTTCGGCGAAACCAAGGAAGCTGCCGAGGCTGCTCGCCAGCGCGTTCTGGGTATCACCGCCGAAGCCGAGATCGGCAAGATCTACGTCGGCAAGGTCGAGCGCATCGTCGACTTCGGCGCGTTCGTCAACATCCTGCCTGGCAAGGACGGCCTGGTGCACATCTCGATGCTCAGCGATGCACGCGTCGAGAAAGTCACCGACGTGCTGAAAGAAGGCCAGGAAGTCGAAGTGCTGGTACTGGACGTGGACAACCGCGGCCGTATCAAACTGTCGATCAAGGATGTAGCGGCGGCCAAGGCCTCCGGCGTCTGA
- a CDS encoding class I SAM-dependent rRNA methyltransferase: MSSLTQALRVALDRRQPLLDELHAQGTDCYRLFHGSQEGAAGLTLDRYGPQLLVQSFHHSLEREPLLELIDTVQAHLQLNLLPVYNDRSRGNSRIDRQDSVHQPDDAALQDLVGHEWGLNYRVRGRHAGQDPLLFLDLRNARGWVRRHSQGKRVLNLFAYTCGVGLSAAAGGAREVCNLDFAEGNLAVGRENAALNPELPDMQFIQSDYFPAIRQLAGLPVTARRGQKLPAYPRLQAREYDLVLLDPPAWAKSAFGTVDLLRDYQSLLKPALLATAPDGVMICCNNLAKVPMEEWREQVLRCAAKNGRPVREWQVIQPAADFPSQDGQPPLKTLVLQF; encoded by the coding sequence ATGTCTTCCCTCACCCAGGCGCTCCGCGTCGCCCTAGACCGCCGCCAGCCACTGCTGGACGAACTGCATGCCCAGGGCACCGACTGCTACCGGCTGTTCCATGGCAGCCAGGAAGGCGCTGCGGGCCTGACCCTCGACCGCTATGGCCCACAATTGCTGGTTCAGAGCTTTCACCACAGCCTGGAGCGCGAACCGCTGCTGGAGCTGATCGACACCGTTCAGGCGCACCTGCAGCTGAATCTGCTGCCGGTCTACAACGACCGCTCGCGTGGCAACTCGCGTATCGATCGCCAGGACAGCGTGCACCAGCCTGATGACGCCGCGCTGCAGGACCTGGTCGGTCACGAGTGGGGCCTGAACTATCGGGTGCGGGGTCGTCATGCCGGCCAGGATCCGCTGCTGTTCCTCGACCTGCGCAACGCCCGTGGCTGGGTACGCCGGCACAGCCAGGGCAAGCGCGTACTCAATCTGTTCGCCTACACCTGCGGGGTCGGCCTCAGCGCGGCGGCCGGTGGTGCCCGTGAGGTCTGCAACCTGGACTTCGCCGAAGGCAACCTGGCGGTCGGTCGGGAGAACGCCGCCCTCAACCCCGAGTTGCCGGACATGCAGTTCATCCAGTCGGACTACTTCCCGGCGATCCGCCAGCTGGCCGGTTTGCCGGTCACTGCGCGGCGCGGGCAGAAACTGCCGGCCTATCCACGCCTGCAAGCCCGGGAGTACGACCTGGTGCTGCTCGATCCGCCGGCCTGGGCCAAGAGCGCGTTCGGCACCGTGGACCTGCTGCGCGACTACCAGAGCCTGCTCAAGCCGGCGCTACTGGCCACGGCGCCCGACGGCGTGATGATCTGCTGCAACAACCTGGCGAAGGTGCCCATGGAGGAATGGCGCGAGCAGGTGCTGCGCTGTGCTGCGAAGAACGGCCGCCCGGTGCGCGAGTGGCAGGTGATCCAACCGGCTGCGGACTTCCCCTCTCAGGACGGCCAACCGCCGCTCAAGACACTGGTCCTGCAGTTCTGA
- a CDS encoding ATP-grasp domain-containing protein: MIWFLEGQSSQREVIMGARAALPASLRIVASHRQPRGEITGQADLALLEPQDDAERIDWVIDNARPLGVRVVVAGRMGASYERHRQRFVDAGIDLVTGGLSIETFDRVDDKSRFTAAAEQAGLACVPAITVSDAEQLQQAYATLSAQGAVCVKPTVGIYGQGFWRFKEGVDAFRCFANPDARETSFEAYLHAYRQPGERPALLVMPYMPGSECSVDIVCEQGRVVAAVGRRKQGLHQTFEREGAAVQLAVRAAEHFGCDGLVNVQTRDDPQGLPHLLEINPRYSGGIGYTQQAGVNLPGIFATRRLGLKEPETHWLPDIRVKPITVAVCSRPSLQ, translated from the coding sequence ATGATCTGGTTCCTTGAAGGGCAGTCCAGCCAGCGTGAAGTCATCATGGGGGCACGGGCGGCGCTGCCAGCCTCGCTGCGCATCGTTGCCTCGCACCGCCAGCCGCGCGGCGAGATCACCGGTCAGGCCGACCTGGCTCTGCTGGAGCCGCAGGACGACGCCGAGCGCATCGACTGGGTCATCGACAACGCCCGGCCGCTGGGCGTCAGGGTGGTGGTCGCCGGACGCATGGGGGCGTCTTACGAGCGCCATCGGCAGCGCTTCGTCGATGCCGGTATCGACCTGGTCACCGGAGGGCTGTCGATCGAGACCTTCGACAGGGTAGACGACAAGAGCCGTTTCACCGCCGCCGCCGAGCAGGCAGGGCTGGCTTGTGTACCCGCGATCACGGTCAGCGATGCCGAGCAGCTGCAGCAGGCTTACGCCACCCTCAGTGCGCAGGGGGCGGTGTGCGTCAAGCCCACGGTGGGTATCTACGGCCAGGGCTTCTGGCGCTTCAAGGAGGGTGTGGATGCCTTTCGCTGTTTCGCCAACCCCGATGCCCGGGAAACCTCCTTCGAAGCCTACCTGCATGCCTATCGCCAGCCCGGCGAGCGCCCGGCGCTGCTGGTGATGCCGTACATGCCCGGCAGCGAATGCTCGGTGGACATCGTCTGCGAGCAGGGGCGGGTGGTCGCGGCGGTCGGGCGGCGCAAACAGGGTCTGCACCAGACGTTCGAGCGCGAAGGGGCTGCCGTGCAATTGGCCGTACGCGCCGCCGAGCATTTCGGCTGCGACGGCCTGGTCAACGTACAGACCCGCGATGACCCGCAGGGCCTGCCGCACCTGCTGGAAATCAACCCGCGCTATTCGGGGGGCATCGGCTATACCCAACAGGCTGGCGTGAACCTGCCGGGGATTTTCGCCACCCGGCGCCTGGGTCTGAAAGAACCGGAAACACATTGGTTACCGGATATTCGGGTGAAGCCCATCACCGTTGCGGTATGTTCGCGCCCCTCGCTGCAATAA
- a CDS encoding phosphoribosyltransferase domain-containing protein: MNSRQALLPPTRLRAELLRGCLDVTVQASAVAPEALFGFAERRNPKRAFLFVSRVLGRHIPVRPSVMRESFQALAQRIPTDLPGPVLFIGMAETAVGLGAGVHREYSRERDDTLYLVSTRHPTGTEVFARFEEEHSHASAHLIHLPTDPALRERMFAARSLVLVDDEASTGKTFINLHRALAEAGLTRIERLVTCVLTDWSAGAVSRNMNVATEQVSLLQGAYRFDEDPQAPLPDMPEVGTVARGDWPVSARNDWGRLGVRAVADSLAPQLRVEPGERVLVVGTSEFVWRPFLLAERLEQQGADVHFGSTSRSPIALGHAIGHALSFADNYGLGIPNFLYNVRPGQFDRVLICTETPARAVAPELVETLQAEVICDE; this comes from the coding sequence ATGAACAGCCGCCAGGCACTGCTTCCTCCGACCCGACTGCGTGCCGAGTTGTTGCGTGGTTGCCTCGACGTAACCGTGCAAGCCAGCGCCGTCGCACCCGAGGCGTTGTTCGGTTTTGCCGAGCGGCGCAATCCCAAGCGTGCCTTCCTGTTCGTTTCTCGGGTACTGGGTCGGCATATTCCGGTGCGTCCTTCGGTGATGCGCGAGAGCTTCCAGGCTCTGGCGCAGCGCATCCCGACCGACCTGCCCGGGCCGGTGCTGTTCATCGGCATGGCCGAAACCGCCGTAGGCCTGGGCGCCGGTGTGCATCGTGAATACAGCCGCGAGCGCGACGACACCCTGTACCTGGTCAGCACCCGGCACCCGACGGGCACCGAGGTGTTCGCCCGTTTCGAAGAGGAGCACAGCCACGCCAGTGCGCATCTGATTCACCTGCCCACCGACCCGGCCCTGCGCGAACGGATGTTCGCCGCCCGCTCGCTGGTGCTGGTGGATGACGAAGCCTCGACCGGCAAGACCTTCATCAACCTGCACCGCGCCCTGGCCGAGGCGGGCCTGACACGTATCGAACGGCTGGTGACCTGTGTGCTGACCGACTGGTCAGCGGGGGCGGTCAGCCGCAACATGAATGTCGCGACCGAGCAGGTTTCGCTGTTGCAGGGCGCCTATCGTTTCGATGAAGACCCGCAGGCGCCGCTGCCGGACATGCCCGAGGTCGGTACCGTGGCCCGCGGCGACTGGCCGGTATCGGCGCGCAACGACTGGGGCCGTTTGGGGGTGCGTGCGGTGGCCGACAGCCTGGCGCCGCAGCTGCGTGTCGAGCCGGGCGAGCGCGTGCTGGTGGTGGGTACCAGCGAGTTCGTCTGGCGCCCATTCCTGCTCGCCGAGCGCCTGGAGCAGCAGGGTGCCGACGTGCATTTCGGCTCCACCAGCCGTTCTCCCATCGCCCTGGGGCATGCCATCGGCCATGCCTTGTCGTTCGCCGACAACTACGGCCTGGGCATTCCCAACTTTCTCTACAACGTGCGGCCCGGCCAGTTCGACCGGGTGCTGATCTGCACCGAGACGCCGGCCCGCGCCGTCGCGCCCGAACTGGTCGAAACCCTGCAGGCCGAGGTGATCTGCGATGAATGA
- a CDS encoding DUF748 domain-containing protein encodes MPKGLKRVIGALVAVFVLYSLLGFFILPGVALRIANQQLAQYASVPARIERLELNPYTLELSIWGLNIGTPGQEQLALEKLYANLQLDSLWSGALHLLDVELVKPKTEVLFDPKGQLNLTRLFKLPAAEPTPEKPAADKPFALRIDRIKLVDGYLHFRDQRPSDPIEFLYDRLNLELKNLSTLPEDNADAVLVAAGPDGGQIDWQGRLSLAPISSEGTLKITDSKMKLWWPYVRDAVPLALQDGRLTLSTNYTLNLARQTELQLRGTQASVAGLALNAPDGRSLVRLQQLEVSDTSLDLARQQVVVGKVRSQKLETWAAREADGQLDWQKLFAGEARAKPASNANPPKDDKAAQPPAKPAETPPAAPAKPWQVQVRDVQLRNYQVHLADRAVKEPVALEVGPLNLDLHDFDSLNKSPFKLRLDTGIGRQGKLAASGEVNLAPVNARLKVSSEDIDLRIAQAYISPFIRLELRSGMLGSDLAVDLKSTEPLALSVTGKAQVTQMHTLDTLKQRDFVKWQQLTLDGLNYQHGESLSIDRVDLQQPYARFMINEDRTTNVDDLLIPQPADAKPQPAAQRQASSRSEKPLGIHVGEVAINDGSAYFADFTLTPNFATAVQQLNGRIGTIDNRQAKPAPVNVEGKVDRYAPVTIKGSLNPFNPMAALDIATSFRRVELTTLTPYSGKFAGFRIRKGRLNLDLHYLITQGKLKAQNKVLVEQLQLGEKVDSPDAVDLPIRLAVALLKDPQGRISLELPVEGDLNNPQFSVMPIVWQTLRNLVVRAAQSPFKFIGGLVAGGGSQDLGNIRFEPGSRALNDESRAALDKLAAGLKERPTLRLEIEGTSAASSDGPLLARERLEREYRITYYKIMQRRGDKVPPRPDMLQVPEDEKAPMLEGIYRTRLKQQPPAQWTELGKEERQNRMRDAVLQFWSTNDALLRELGQDRASSIKDYLVGKAGLEDDRIYFIDAQLGKAEADGRVVTPLHLDSE; translated from the coding sequence ATGCCCAAAGGTCTTAAACGTGTTATTGGCGCCCTGGTGGCGGTCTTCGTCCTTTACAGCCTGCTGGGTTTCTTCATCCTGCCCGGTGTCGCCCTGCGCATCGCCAACCAGCAGCTGGCGCAATATGCCAGCGTACCGGCACGTATCGAGCGCCTGGAGCTCAACCCCTACACGCTGGAACTGAGCATCTGGGGGCTGAACATCGGCACGCCTGGCCAGGAGCAACTGGCGCTGGAAAAGCTCTACGCCAACCTGCAGCTCGACAGCCTCTGGAGCGGCGCCCTGCACCTGCTGGACGTAGAGCTGGTCAAGCCAAAGACCGAAGTGCTGTTCGACCCTAAGGGCCAGTTGAACCTGACGCGGTTGTTCAAGCTGCCGGCCGCCGAACCGACACCGGAAAAGCCTGCGGCAGACAAGCCCTTCGCCCTGCGCATCGACCGCATCAAGCTGGTCGACGGCTACCTGCACTTTCGCGACCAGCGCCCCAGCGACCCTATCGAATTTCTCTACGACCGCCTGAACCTGGAGCTGAAGAACCTCAGTACCCTGCCCGAAGACAACGCCGATGCGGTGCTGGTCGCCGCCGGGCCGGACGGCGGCCAGATCGACTGGCAGGGGCGCCTGAGCCTGGCGCCGATCAGCTCTGAAGGCACGCTGAAAATCACCGACAGCAAGATGAAACTCTGGTGGCCCTATGTGCGTGACGCCGTGCCACTGGCGCTGCAGGATGGCCGTCTGACCCTGAGCACGAATTACACACTCAACCTTGCCAGGCAGACCGAACTGCAACTGCGCGGCACCCAGGCCAGCGTGGCGGGACTGGCGCTCAATGCGCCGGATGGCCGCTCGCTGGTCCGCCTGCAGCAGCTGGAGGTCAGCGATACCTCCCTGGACCTGGCCAGGCAACAGGTGGTGGTCGGCAAGGTGCGCAGCCAGAAGCTGGAAACCTGGGCCGCACGCGAGGCGGACGGGCAACTGGACTGGCAGAAGCTGTTCGCCGGCGAGGCGCGTGCCAAACCGGCCAGCAACGCCAACCCGCCCAAGGATGACAAGGCAGCCCAGCCACCGGCCAAACCGGCCGAGACGCCTCCTGCGGCACCGGCCAAGCCCTGGCAGGTGCAGGTCCGCGATGTGCAACTGCGCAACTATCAGGTGCATCTTGCCGACCGTGCGGTCAAGGAGCCAGTGGCCCTGGAAGTCGGCCCGCTGAACCTCGACCTGCATGACTTCGACAGCCTGAACAAGTCGCCCTTCAAGCTGCGCCTGGACACCGGCATCGGGCGCCAGGGCAAGCTGGCCGCCAGCGGCGAGGTCAACCTGGCACCGGTCAATGCACGCCTGAAGGTCAGCAGCGAAGACATCGACCTGCGCATTGCCCAGGCCTACATCAGCCCGTTCATCCGCCTGGAACTGCGCAGCGGCATGCTCGGCAGCGACCTGGCCGTGGACCTCAAGAGCACCGAGCCGCTGGCCCTGAGCGTGACCGGCAAGGCCCAGGTCACGCAGATGCACACCCTGGACACCCTCAAGCAGCGTGATTTCGTCAAGTGGCAGCAGTTGACCCTCGATGGCCTGAACTACCAGCATGGCGAGAGCCTGTCGATCGACCGTGTCGACCTGCAGCAGCCCTATGCGCGCTTCATGATCAACGAAGACCGCACCACCAACGTCGATGACCTGCTGATTCCGCAACCCGCCGATGCCAAGCCGCAGCCAGCGGCGCAGCGCCAGGCGTCAAGCCGCAGCGAAAAACCGTTGGGCATCCACGTCGGCGAGGTGGCCATCAACGACGGTTCGGCGTACTTCGCCGACTTCACCCTGACACCGAACTTCGCCACGGCCGTGCAGCAGCTTAACGGGCGTATCGGCACCATCGACAATCGTCAGGCCAAACCGGCACCGGTGAATGTCGAAGGCAAGGTCGACCGCTACGCACCGGTGACCATCAAGGGCAGCCTGAACCCGTTCAACCCGATGGCCGCCCTGGATATCGCCACCAGCTTCCGTCGCGTCGAGCTGACCACCCTGACGCCCTATTCCGGCAAGTTCGCCGGCTTCCGCATCCGCAAAGGGCGCCTCAACCTCGACCTGCACTACCTGATTACTCAGGGCAAGCTCAAGGCGCAGAACAAAGTGCTGGTGGAACAGCTGCAATTGGGTGAGAAGGTCGACAGCCCCGATGCCGTGGACCTGCCGATTCGCCTGGCGGTGGCGCTGCTCAAGGATCCACAGGGGCGCATCTCGCTGGAGCTGCCGGTCGAGGGCGACCTGAACAACCCGCAGTTCAGTGTCATGCCCATCGTCTGGCAAACCCTGCGCAACCTGGTGGTGCGCGCCGCGCAGTCGCCCTTCAAGTTCATCGGTGGCCTGGTGGCCGGCGGCGGTTCGCAAGACCTGGGCAACATTCGCTTCGAACCGGGGTCACGGGCGCTGAACGATGAATCCCGGGCGGCGCTCGACAAACTGGCTGCCGGGCTCAAGGAGCGCCCGACCCTGCGCCTGGAAATCGAAGGCACCAGCGCCGCCAGCAGCGATGGACCGCTGCTGGCCCGCGAGCGTCTGGAGCGCGAGTACCGGATCACCTACTACAAGATCATGCAGCGCCGTGGCGACAAGGTGCCGCCACGCCCTGACATGCTGCAGGTGCCCGAGGACGAGAAGGCGCCGATGCTCGAAGGCATCTATCGCACGCGCCTCAAACAACAACCCCCGGCGCAATGGACCGAGCTGGGCAAGGAAGAGCGCCAGAACCGGATGCGCGACGCTGTACTACAGTTCTGGAGTACCAACGACGCCCTGCTGCGTGAGCTGGGCCAGGACCGCGCCAGCAGCATCAAGGACTATCTGGTCGGCAAGGCCGGGCTGGAAGACGACCGTATCTACTTCATCGACGCCCAGCTCGGCAAGGCCGAAGCCGATGGCCGGGTCGTCACCCCTCTGCATCTGGACAGCGAGTGA
- a CDS encoding BON domain-containing protein, whose translation MKKFAIAAATALTLTMAGGAFAQTANQAPMMLAANSTVENAKQEGSDTWITTKVKADLLTEKGIPGSDIKVETSNGVVALSSDVKVTEAQKKMAVDITKKIKGVKSVTAEALKAE comes from the coding sequence ATGAAGAAGTTCGCTATCGCTGCTGCCACTGCCCTGACTCTGACCATGGCCGGTGGTGCCTTTGCCCAGACCGCCAACCAGGCTCCCATGATGCTGGCCGCCAACTCCACCGTGGAGAACGCCAAGCAAGAAGGTAGCGATACCTGGATCACCACCAAGGTCAAAGCAGACCTGCTGACCGAGAAAGGCATTCCAGGTTCGGACATCAAGGTCGAAACCTCGAACGGTGTGGTAGCCCTGTCGTCCGACGTCAAGGTGACTGAAGCCCAGAAGAAAATGGCTGTAGATATCACCAAGAAAATCAAGGGCGTGAAGTCGGTGACCGCCGAAGCCCTGAAAGCCGAGTAA
- a CDS encoding DUF1523 family protein: MKWLRRSIWLVVILVLTAGGLGLHYLLPRHDVVLITGVEVKRMDADGVINAENPADGPTRDVYFINTENPDTKKVVVYRNEDTGWSFPWYFKFDSADLQAKAQGYSRDAQQLVLIRYYGWRIQIFSVFPNITSVEATTSRDQPFPVFNTIFFSILALLVLFTALAIRRRLRRQPRVDGVVRS, translated from the coding sequence ATGAAGTGGCTCAGGCGGTCGATCTGGCTGGTGGTGATTCTGGTCCTGACAGCGGGCGGGCTTGGCCTGCACTACCTGCTGCCGCGGCATGACGTGGTGTTGATCACCGGGGTTGAAGTCAAGCGCATGGACGCCGATGGCGTGATCAACGCGGAAAACCCGGCCGACGGTCCGACCCGCGACGTGTATTTCATCAACACCGAAAACCCCGACACCAAGAAAGTGGTGGTGTACCGCAACGAAGACACCGGCTGGAGCTTCCCCTGGTACTTCAAGTTCGACTCGGCCGACCTGCAGGCCAAGGCTCAGGGCTATTCCCGTGATGCCCAGCAATTGGTGCTGATCCGCTATTACGGGTGGCGTATCCAGATCTTCTCGGTATTCCCCAACATCACCTCGGTGGAAGCCACCACCAGTCGTGATCAGCCTTTCCCGGTGTTCAACACGATCTTCTTCAGCATCCTGGCACTGCTGGTGCTGTTCACTGCACTGGCCATCCGTCGTCGCCTGCGCCGGCAGCCACGTGTCGATGGCGTAGTCCGCTCCTGA
- a CDS encoding trypsin-like peptidase domain-containing protein, producing MKVLAPGVNVALVNSQCSWNLDTGKASIFGDYAAVALLPVNEKRQPTGDPALLHHEQPWMAWSGGPQNVGCTLRLADLPGGSDRVLLMVYVYAAAGPISEAGSLCLQVDSDIEYRIDLREHGEASIIIGEFYRRNEQWKFRALSEGSAYGLAAFGRKIGLDIADGHPRRRGDGGPRDGQRHQSATGTAFVVGPAHLMTCAHVIEDMNVLYISSLDGRYQVEPVVVDRRNDIALLRVQGAAPLAALPFREGPGCEAGDNVVALGYPLASISGGNLQVTQGGVSSLFGLHSDASLLQFTAPIQPGSSGSPLFDSGGAVVGMVTSSVPDAQNMNFAVKSALLVAFLQACRVPTTLLRPDRTYSTTEISRTAQSSLWLVEASRG from the coding sequence ATGAAAGTGCTGGCGCCTGGTGTCAACGTTGCCCTGGTCAACTCACAGTGTTCCTGGAATCTGGACACGGGGAAGGCTTCGATCTTCGGTGACTACGCGGCCGTCGCGCTGCTGCCGGTCAACGAAAAGCGCCAGCCCACCGGGGATCCGGCCCTGCTGCATCACGAGCAGCCCTGGATGGCGTGGAGTGGCGGCCCGCAGAACGTCGGCTGCACCTTGCGCCTGGCCGACTTGCCCGGCGGCAGCGACCGCGTGCTGCTGATGGTCTATGTCTACGCGGCGGCGGGGCCGATCAGCGAAGCCGGCAGCCTGTGCCTGCAGGTCGACAGCGACATCGAATACCGCATCGACCTGCGCGAGCATGGCGAGGCATCGATCATCATCGGCGAGTTCTACCGCCGCAACGAACAATGGAAATTCCGCGCCCTCAGCGAAGGCTCGGCCTACGGCCTGGCGGCGTTCGGGCGCAAGATCGGCCTGGACATTGCCGATGGCCACCCGCGCCGGCGCGGCGATGGCGGGCCGCGCGACGGCCAGCGTCATCAGTCGGCCACCGGCACCGCCTTCGTGGTCGGCCCGGCGCACCTGATGACCTGTGCGCATGTCATCGAAGACATGAACGTGCTGTACATCAGCTCGCTGGACGGGCGTTATCAGGTCGAGCCGGTGGTGGTGGACCGGCGCAACGATATTGCCCTGCTGCGGGTGCAGGGTGCCGCACCGCTGGCGGCCCTGCCGTTTCGCGAAGGCCCCGGCTGCGAGGCGGGGGATAACGTGGTGGCGCTGGGTTACCCGTTGGCGTCGATTTCCGGCGGCAACCTGCAGGTGACCCAAGGCGGAGTTTCCAGCCTGTTCGGCCTGCACAGCGATGCCAGCCTGTTGCAGTTCACCGCACCGATCCAGCCGGGTTCCAGTGGCAGCCCGCTGTTCGACAGCGGCGGGGCAGTGGTGGGTATGGTCACCTCCAGCGTGCCGGATGCACAGAACATGAACTTCGCGGTGAAGTCTGCGTTGCTAGTGGCTTTCCTGCAGGCCTGCCGGGTGCCGACCACCCTGTTGCGTCCGGACAGAACCTACAGCACGACGGAAATCTCCCGTACCGCACAATCGTCGTTATGGCTTGTCGAAGCCTCGCGTGGCTGA
- a CDS encoding DUF2845 domain-containing protein, which yields MLILGLLAAAQSSLAESSTMRCGSQLISLGDHGFEVQRKCGAPVSQAVIGSKESFSRNYRNAEQVMIEEWIYGPDHGMYRYLRFEGGRLVRIDSKRGQ from the coding sequence ATGCTCATCCTCGGCCTGCTGGCCGCCGCGCAAAGCAGCCTGGCCGAGTCGTCGACCATGCGTTGTGGCAGCCAGCTGATCAGCCTCGGTGACCACGGCTTCGAAGTGCAACGCAAATGCGGGGCTCCGGTCAGCCAGGCAGTGATCGGCTCCAAAGAGAGCTTCAGCCGCAATTACCGCAATGCCGAGCAGGTGATGATCGAGGAATGGATCTACGGGCCCGACCACGGCATGTACCGCTACCTGCGCTTCGAAGGCGGCCGCCTGGTACGCATCGACAGCAAGCGCGGGCAGTAG